The window AAATATTATTCTGATGAGAAAACAGATCTTTTCAAAGACCGTTTAGGTTTTTTACAAAAATTTATCGAAATATAATATGAAGGCAGCCATATATTCTCAGAAAAAAGATCTTGATACTTTTTTATATTTAAGCAAATTTATTTCTGAATTGGAAAGCAGAGGTGTAAAATCTGTTTTGTTTGACGAAATGGCTGAAGCGCTTCAGTTTTCTAAAATTTTTGAAACTTTTGGTAATAAACAGGATTTAATTGATCATCAAGTTGATCTTTTCTTCACTTTTGGAGGCGACGGAACCATTGTAAATTCTTTGACCTTTATTGAAGATTTAGAAATCCCTGTTGTTGGTGTCAACACCGGAAGACTTGGTTTTTTGGCCAGTTTCACCAAAGAAGAAGCCTTCAAAGAACTTGATTCTATTTTAAAAGGTGATGTAAAAACCAGCCGAAGATCTGTGATTGAAGTTGTTTCACCCAAATCTGACGAGTTTTTCCCGTATGCTTTAAATGATGTAACGGTTTCAAGAAAAGAAACCACCTCGATGGTAACGGTAGATTCTTATATCAACAATGAGTTTCTTAATGTTTTCTGGGGTGACGGCGTAATTGTCTCTACTCCTACAGGTTCTACAGCCTATTCATTAAGTTGTGGCGGACCAATCATTTCTCCGAACAACGAAAATTTTGTCATTACACCGATTGCTCCACACAATTTAAATGTAAGACCTTTGGTTGTGAATGATAAAGTAGAAATTAAATTTAAAGTGGAAAGCAGAGTTCCGCAATATTCTCTTTCGTTAGATTCAAGATTAATTCATATCGAAACAGATAAAGAAATCATAATTAAAAAGGCAAGTTTCCAGTTATTATTGGTGCAGCCCAACAATTTAAGCTTTTACGAAACCATCCGTCAGAAGCTACTTTGGGGACGTGATAAAAGAAATTAGTAATTTCTTAAAATTGATTACCTTTACAAGAATTTTCAAAAAATATCCTAATATTATAATAAAGTAAACATGAGTAGAATTTTCCCGGCAGGAGTTGCCACAGGTCAGTTAGTTACAGATATTTTTCAATATGCTAAAGAAAACAAATTTGCATTACCTGCAGTAAACGTAGTTGGATCTAGCAACGTAAATGCGGTAATGGAAACTGCAGCAAAATTAAACTCACCTGTAATCATTCAGTTTTCTAACGGTGGAGCATCTTTCAACGCTGGAAAAGGATTAAGCAATGACGCTCAGAAATCAGCTATTTTAGGTGGTATCGCAGGAGCTAAACATATTCATACCCTTGCTGAAGCTTACGGAGCTACAGTAATTTTACATACAGATCACGCGGCAAAAAAATTATTACCTTGGATTGATGGTTTGATGGATGCTAACGAAGAATTCTTCAAGCAAACAGGAAAGTCTCTTTACTCTTCTCACATGCTGGATCTTTCTGAAGAATCTTTAGAAGAGAACTTAGAAATCTCTGCTGAATATTTCGAAAGAATGGCAAAAATGAAGATGACTTTAGAAGTTGAAATCGGGGTTACAGGAGGTGAAGAAGACGGTGTAGACAATTCTAGTGTAGATAACTCTTTACTATACACTCAGCCAGAAGACATCGCTTACACTTACGAAAAACTGAAGGCAATCTCTGATAACTTTACCATTGCAGCAGCATTTGGAAACGTACACGGAGTTTACAAGCCAGGAAATGTAGTTCTTACTCCAAAAATCTTAGATAACTCTCAGAAATTTGTTCAGGAAAAATTCGGAACTGTTGAGAAGCCAATTAATTTTGTATTCCACGGAGGTTCTGGTTCTTCTTTAGAAGAAATAAGAGAAGCAATTGAGTACGGGGTAATTAAGATGAATATTGATACCGATCTTCAGTTCGCTTACTCAGAAGGAATCAGAGATTACATGGTAGAAAATGTAGAATATCTGAAAACTCAAATCGGAAATCCTGAAGGAGAAGAAAAGCCTAACAAAAAATACTATGACCCAAGAGTTTGGATCAGAAAAGGTGAAGAAACTTTCTCTAAAAGATTAATTCAGGCATTTGAAGATTTAAATAACGTAAATACGCTTAAATAAATTATAATTGATAAAAGATGAGCGATAAGTAATTAAATGCTTTCCTCATCTTTTATCATTTATCATACATCAATTATATAGTTATGGCATTCGACTGGTTTAAAAGAAAAGCACAAAATATTACCACTTCAACCGACGAGAAAAAAGATGTTCCAAAAGGACTTTGGCATCAGACTCCGTCAGGAAAAGTTGTGGAGCACGATGAACTAAAGAAAAACAATTATGTTTCTCCTGAAGATGATTTTCATGTAAGAATAGGAAGTGCAGAGTTTTTCGACATCCTTTTTGACGAAGGAAAATTCACTGAGCTTGATGCGAATGTTGAAAGTATAGACATCCTTAATTTTAAAGATACAAAATCTTACACCGACCGTCTGAAAGAAGTAAAAGCAAAAACAAAATTGACTGATTCTATCAGAAACGCTGTAGGAACCGTAAACGGAACTGAAATGGTAGTTTCTTGTATGGATTTTGCTTTCATCGGAGGATCTTTGGGATCTGTGATGGGCGAAAAAATCAGAAGAGCAATTGATTACTGTATCGAAAAAAAACTTCCTTACATGATTATCTGCCAATCTGGAGGAGCGAGAATGCAGGAAGCAACCTATTCTCTGATGCAGTTGGCTAAAGTACAATCTAAGTTGGCTCAGCTTTCAGAAGCTGGACTTTTGTACATCGCTTATCTTTGTGACCCAACTTTTGGTGGAATCACCGCTTCATTTGCAATGACTGCAGATATCATCATGGCAGAGCCAAGAGCTTTGATTGGATTTGCAGGACCAAGAGTTATCCGTGAAACCATCGGTAGAGATTTACCAGAAGGCTTCCAGACCTCAGAATTCTTACAGGAAAAAGGTTTCGTAGATTTCATTGTAAAAAGAACTGAAATTAAAGAAGTCGTTTCTAAAACAGTTAATTTGTTAGCTGTAAAAGCTTAAGATTTAAACTAAAAAATAGATCATCTCTCTCAATTTGGGAGAGATTTTTATTTAAATAATGGCAATAATTTATTTTTAAAAGCTATTCTGCTTTATTTCACTGCCAAAAGCAATCAGCTAACTGCCAACAGCCAAATTATGAGGACATTTAAAGTTGTTTTAAGCACCATTACATCTATGAGTTTAAAGAAAATATTTAAACTCTTATCTGCCGTATTGCCCCATCCTCTTTTTTCTATTTTAAGTTTCCATGCAACGGTAAAGGCTTTTTCTATAGCACAGAAACTGTATCCGAAAACGGCATCTAAAAATGGTGAAGGAAACGCTTTCAGACATTCTCTTTGGTGTTGCCTGATTATGATGTACTGCAGCAAAGTGTCTTCGCCTGAAAAAGCATTAGAATTTTGTAAAAAAATTACAGATTTACACGAAGAATTATTTCCAAATGAACCTTTGGAAACCAAAATGGACTTACACAACAACAAAATAGGTATGGATTATTTCATGGAACTTCTTCCCGGAATTCACCGTCAGTTTTTTGAGAAAAGCTTTTTCATTAAAGAATTACAAAAGAAAACTGCCAATGCCAAGATTCTGAGAAGTCTGGATGATGATTTTGAAGGAGAATTGGTTTATTTGGATGAAAATACCAATTGTTAGATTATACATTCTGCTTATCATTCCGTAGGAATCTAGATTCAAATCTTTAATTTATAAACCTAGATTCCTACGGAATGAAAAACATTGTGGAAATTTATTTTCATCCTTTTTGTTATCTGAAGAATTTTTAACTAAGTTTAAACAATTAATTTAATCTAAATGGTTCTCAGCAGAATTTGGTCGGCTTTCATCATCATTGCCATTACTATTGCCAGTATAAAATACATTTCGTCAAGCCATTACAAAACCATTTTCAATGATATGGTTGTCGGAAAAGGCGGCGATACCGTACAGATTGCTACCCAAAATATCAGCACGCTCTCT is drawn from Chryseobacterium muglaense and contains these coding sequences:
- the fbaA gene encoding class II fructose-bisphosphate aldolase, producing MSRIFPAGVATGQLVTDIFQYAKENKFALPAVNVVGSSNVNAVMETAAKLNSPVIIQFSNGGASFNAGKGLSNDAQKSAILGGIAGAKHIHTLAEAYGATVILHTDHAAKKLLPWIDGLMDANEEFFKQTGKSLYSSHMLDLSEESLEENLEISAEYFERMAKMKMTLEVEIGVTGGEEDGVDNSSVDNSLLYTQPEDIAYTYEKLKAISDNFTIAAAFGNVHGVYKPGNVVLTPKILDNSQKFVQEKFGTVEKPINFVFHGGSGSSLEEIREAIEYGVIKMNIDTDLQFAYSEGIRDYMVENVEYLKTQIGNPEGEEKPNKKYYDPRVWIRKGEETFSKRLIQAFEDLNNVNTLK
- a CDS encoding NAD kinase, coding for MKAAIYSQKKDLDTFLYLSKFISELESRGVKSVLFDEMAEALQFSKIFETFGNKQDLIDHQVDLFFTFGGDGTIVNSLTFIEDLEIPVVGVNTGRLGFLASFTKEEAFKELDSILKGDVKTSRRSVIEVVSPKSDEFFPYALNDVTVSRKETTSMVTVDSYINNEFLNVFWGDGVIVSTPTGSTAYSLSCGGPIISPNNENFVITPIAPHNLNVRPLVVNDKVEIKFKVESRVPQYSLSLDSRLIHIETDKEIIIKKASFQLLLVQPNNLSFYETIRQKLLWGRDKRN
- the accD gene encoding acetyl-CoA carboxylase, carboxyltransferase subunit beta encodes the protein MAFDWFKRKAQNITTSTDEKKDVPKGLWHQTPSGKVVEHDELKKNNYVSPEDDFHVRIGSAEFFDILFDEGKFTELDANVESIDILNFKDTKSYTDRLKEVKAKTKLTDSIRNAVGTVNGTEMVVSCMDFAFIGGSLGSVMGEKIRRAIDYCIEKKLPYMIICQSGGARMQEATYSLMQLAKVQSKLAQLSEAGLLYIAYLCDPTFGGITASFAMTADIIMAEPRALIGFAGPRVIRETIGRDLPEGFQTSEFLQEKGFVDFIVKRTEIKEVVSKTVNLLAVKA
- a CDS encoding DUF6973 domain-containing protein — encoded protein: MRTFKVVLSTITSMSLKKIFKLLSAVLPHPLFSILSFHATVKAFSIAQKLYPKTASKNGEGNAFRHSLWCCLIMMYCSKVSSPEKALEFCKKITDLHEELFPNEPLETKMDLHNNKIGMDYFMELLPGIHRQFFEKSFFIKELQKKTANAKILRSLDDDFEGELVYLDENTNC